From a single Peromyscus maniculatus bairdii isolate BWxNUB_F1_BW_parent chromosome 4, HU_Pman_BW_mat_3.1, whole genome shotgun sequence genomic region:
- the B2m gene encoding beta-2-microglobulin encodes MARSVGSVGSMVVAFLMLASLDYSDAIERTPQVQVYTRHPPEDGKLNFLNCYVSQFHPPHINIELLKNGEKIEKVEYTDLSFNKDWSFYLLAHTEFTPTATDKYACRVTHTTLKEPKVVTWDRNL; translated from the exons ATGGCTCGCTCTGTGGGCTCTGTGGGCTCTATGGTCGTGGCCTTTCTGATGCTTGCCTCACTGGACTACTCGGACGCTATCGAGC GTACCCCACAAGTGCAAGTATACACCCGCCACCCACCAGAGGATGGCAAACTGAACTTCTTGAACTGCTACGTGTCGCAGTTTCACCCACCCCACATTAACATCGAACTGCTGAAGAACGGAGAGAAGATAGAAAAAGTGGAGTACACAGATCTGTCCTTCAACAAGGACTGGTCTTTCTATCTCCTGGCTCATACTGAATTCACACCCACTGCGACTGATAAGTACGCCTGCAGAGTTACACACACCACTCTGAAAGAGCCCAAGGTTGTCACCTGGG atCGAAACCTGTGA